One window of the Pseudomonas sihuiensis genome contains the following:
- a CDS encoding type II secretion system F family protein encodes MSRRHLTLDLRSRADLFAHLGAMERAGVPIDRALASVDIGTRHEAAVKRLRQMVGAGRDLASSGQLSGVFTPLESGLIRAAQEAGALAHVYEQLAQRYDEQARHAAELKSRLLLPAGVLLLALAVKPLPSLVAGSLSGAGYLAAVLLPVLWLAALLFGARAMWRRWQQWRSDQPGPLDDLLLALPILGSLQLRADIRNFCDSLGLLLEAGMPVLDALPRACNAVTNARLRRDFANLAPRVAAGQSLVRAFDGLSFHGKAMLIGVLNTGEATGRPGEALLRFARLQAQQLAASQQMLASWAPRLFYLAVAGWMAYGLLTGGGFFPALPAELAGR; translated from the coding sequence ATGTCGCGTCGTCATCTCACTCTCGATCTGCGCAGTCGCGCCGACTTGTTCGCTCACCTTGGTGCGATGGAACGGGCCGGTGTGCCCATTGATCGGGCACTGGCCAGTGTGGATATCGGCACGCGCCACGAGGCCGCCGTGAAGCGCTTGCGGCAGATGGTCGGCGCTGGACGCGACCTGGCGAGTTCCGGCCAGTTGAGTGGCGTGTTCACGCCACTGGAAAGTGGCCTGATACGCGCCGCGCAAGAAGCCGGTGCACTGGCGCATGTCTACGAGCAGCTGGCGCAGCGCTACGATGAGCAGGCGCGTCATGCCGCAGAGTTGAAGTCACGTCTTCTGCTGCCCGCCGGGGTTTTGCTGCTGGCGCTGGCGGTCAAGCCCTTGCCTTCTCTGGTCGCTGGCAGCCTGAGTGGTGCAGGTTACCTGGCGGCCGTTCTGCTGCCGGTGTTGTGGCTGGCTGCGCTGTTGTTCGGTGCGCGCGCTATGTGGCGACGCTGGCAGCAGTGGCGAAGCGATCAGCCAGGTCCGCTCGACGATCTTCTGCTGGCCCTGCCGATATTGGGCAGCCTGCAGTTGCGAGCGGATATTCGTAACTTCTGCGACAGCCTCGGGCTGTTGCTGGAGGCGGGCATGCCGGTGCTCGATGCCTTGCCGCGTGCCTGCAATGCCGTGACCAATGCACGGCTGCGGCGGGATTTCGCCAACCTGGCACCACGGGTTGCGGCTGGGCAGTCGTTGGTGCGGGCGTTCGACGGGCTGAGTTTTCATGGCAAAGCCATGCTCATCGGCGTGCTCAATACCGGCGAAGCGACCGGCCGGCCAGGCGAGGCGCTGCTGCGTTTCGCCCGCCTGCAGGCGCAGCAGCTGGCTGCGAGCCAACAGATGCTGGCGAGCTGGGCGCCACGGCTGTTCTATTTGGCGGTCGCCGGCTGGATGGCATACGGCCTGCTGACCGGTGGCGGTTTCTTCCCGGCCCTGCCCGCGGAGCTGGCTGGCCGATAA
- a CDS encoding isocitrate lyase/PEP mutase family protein, whose protein sequence is MQRASHHELRSAFRALLASDRCYHTASVFDPMSARIAADLDFEVGILGGSVASLQVLGAPDFALITLSEFVEQAARIGRVARLPVIADADHGYGNALNVMRTVVELERAGVAALTIEDTLLPAQFGRKSTDLISIEEGVGKILAALEARVDPELSIIARTHAGVLEVDEVIRRTRAYEAAGADGICLVGIKDFAHLEQIAAGLKVPLMLVTYGNPELRDNQRLARLGVRIVVNGHAAYFAAIKATYDCLREQRGAQPCDLNATELTHKYTMPEDYILWAKEFMEVRE, encoded by the coding sequence CTGCAACGTGCATCCCACCATGAGCTACGCAGTGCCTTTCGTGCCCTGCTGGCTTCCGACCGCTGTTACCACACGGCTTCGGTCTTCGATCCCATGTCCGCCCGCATCGCCGCCGATCTCGACTTCGAGGTCGGTATTCTCGGCGGCTCCGTCGCCTCCCTGCAGGTACTCGGTGCGCCGGACTTCGCCCTGATCACTCTCAGCGAATTCGTCGAGCAGGCCGCGCGCATCGGCCGCGTCGCGCGTTTGCCGGTGATCGCCGATGCCGACCACGGCTACGGTAATGCGCTCAATGTGATGCGCACCGTGGTCGAGCTGGAACGCGCCGGCGTCGCCGCGCTGACCATCGAAGACACCCTGCTGCCGGCCCAGTTCGGCCGCAAGTCCACCGACCTGATCTCCATCGAGGAAGGCGTCGGCAAGATCCTCGCTGCGCTGGAGGCGCGTGTCGATCCGGAGCTCTCGATCATCGCCCGTACCCATGCCGGCGTACTGGAGGTGGACGAAGTGATCCGCCGCACTCGCGCCTATGAGGCTGCAGGCGCCGACGGCATCTGCCTGGTCGGGATCAAGGATTTTGCCCATCTGGAGCAGATCGCCGCAGGCCTCAAGGTGCCGCTGATGCTGGTCACCTACGGCAACCCCGAGCTGCGCGACAACCAACGCCTGGCGCGTTTGGGCGTGCGCATCGTGGTCAACGGACATGCTGCCTACTTCGCCGCGATCAAGGCCACCTACGACTGTCTGCGTGAGCAGCGCGGTGCGCAGCCGTGCGACCTC